The Nitrospiraceae bacterium genomic interval ACAGGAGAAGGCGATGACGACTGGCAGGGACTTATTGCGGGTTGATGGGCGTCGACGGGATCAGCTTCGTCCGATCAAGGTGACGAGAAATTTCATCAAACATGCCGAAGGATCTGTCTTAATTGAAATGGGCGATACCAAAGTCATTTGCACGGCATCGATCGAGGAAAAAGTGCCTCCGTTCCTGAAGGGCAAGGGAACGGGATGGGTCACGGCGGAGTACTCCATGCTCCCGCGCTCAACCCACGAGCGTTCGCCGCGTGAAGCAGTCAAAGGAAAACAGGGTGGGCGAACGCTGGAGATCCAGCGATTGGTCGGACGCTCGCTTCGAGCAGTCACAGATATGACTCAGATGGGTGAACGGTCCATCTGGATTGATTGCGACGTGATTCAAGCCGATGGGGGGACCAGAACCGCTTCTATCACCGGTTCGTTTATCGCACTCGCCGACGCGTTTGTCGTGCTCAAACAACGCGAGCTTATCAAAAAACGCCCTCTGATCGACTATCTGGCGGCGATCAGTGTGGGGAAGGTCGGAGGCGAGATTCTGGTTGATCTGGCTTATACTGAAGATGCGGCAGCGGAAGTCGACATGAATCTTGTCATGACCGGGCGCGGGCGTTATGTTGAGATTCAGGGTACCGCGGAGCGGACTCCGTTCGGGAAACAGGAGATGGACGAGTTTATGTCTCTTGGTTGGACGGCGATCCAAACGTTGACGGCACTGCAACAGGATTTAATTGGATCATTAGAATGATCAAGGCGACAATGGCCCGGGAACTTGTCCTTGCCACGCGCAATCGACATAAAGGAGAAGAACTGGCTGCTCTCTTGGGCGATTTGGGGATACGGATCAGAACCCTCGATGAATTTCCTGAAGCGCCGGAGGTCATTGAAGACGGAGCGACCTGTGAGGCCAATGCGGTGAAGAAGGCTCGGGCCATCGCCGAGGCGATAGGACTTCCAGCCGTCGCCGACGATACAGGGTTGGAAGTGGATGCGCTCGGTGGACGTCCGGGAATCTTCGCTGCCCGTTTTGCGGGTGAAGGCGCAACCTATGAGGACAATTGTCGGAAGTTGCTTCACGAGTTGACCGGCGTGCCGCGTGAACGGAGGACGGCTCGATTCATCACGGTTGCGGCGATGGCATTTCCGGGGGATGGAGTTCAGGTTGCACGAGGGGTATTGGAGGGGTTGATCGCGGAAGCGGCCACCGGAAGTCACGGTTTCGGCTATGATCCCATCTTCCTTGTCCCTGAACTGGGGAAGACATTAGCTCAGCTGTCTCCGGAGCAGAAGAACCGCGTGAGCCATCGCGCGAAAGCGTTCGGACAAGTGCGCATCATGTTGCAGGATACGGTTCTATCATCTTGAGTCATTTGACCGAACTAGATGCTCAAAAAGGTCTCCGACAAGGCCGCAGGGAGCGAACTCGCCGAGGCGTACCCTTGGGTGGTACGTTGAGGCGTGTGAGCGACCGAGAACGACGTTGGAGGGCTTTTTCAGCATCTAGAAAAAGTCGGGGCGTAGCGCAGCCTGGTAGCGCGCCTGCTTTGGGATCACAATAAAGGGGGTTGCTTAGGTTATTGAAAATCTAGGCAATCCCCTTGTCATTACTCGCGATTCGCAATTTATACCTGTCAACTCTCTTCGGTTCAGTTGTACCCCATTCTGAGAGATTTGGTTCATTTTCTAACACTGTATTAACACCTGCTTGGCTAGCCCAAAGCTGTCATCTTGCCACAGCGGCATTGGTCTCCCCAGCCCACCCCCTGGCACCCTTGCGCCCCATGCGTGGGCATGGGTCCCATGCCAGGTACATGAACAGCGTGACAGTGCCCAAGTAAAAGGGACTCTAAAAAAATATTCGAGAATGGCAAAAAATGGGGAAAGCAATGAAGTACGCCAGCAATATCGTTGGAGGGGTCCGGCTAGTGCCCTACGTGCCCCTAGGGGGTAAATTTCTTTGTCTAAAATGGGAAACTAAAGGGAAATTGCTGCTGTTGGCTGGTTCTCTAGTATTTACAATGCATTACGAAAATTTAAGTATTACCGAATAACCCCCGAGAAATCCCCTCGCCCTGCTAAAATGCGTCGGGCCTGGTCAGGGTGTGCTCTTACCTTTACCAGGCTGTTCGTAATGCTGGCCCTCAGCAGGTACATCTATCCATCTATCACCACAGTCCCACATCTCAAACTCTTTCTCTTCCTCAGAGGAAGGTGCGTCGCATTCGATCCATACGGGGGGAGCACCTTGCGGAAGATGATAAATGGCGTGGATATGCGTGGGATGGGCCTTGAAATGCCACAGTGCGGTCCCAACAACCGTCCCCACTAAAAGAGTTCCCATGAAGAAACCGTATGCCCGAGAGCTGAATAGTCCTCCCCCTGTCTCGCTTGGCAGCTTATGAGGCTGATTTTCATAATTTGATCCAATGGCTTGCTGACGCCATGTGCCCCATCTCCACGTGATGATAAACACGGGCAGAGAGAGAATCAGCCACAGAATGACCCACTCGATGGTACCCGAGCAGTCTGTAAAAACGAACCTTCCAACGTTGGTAGTCTCGCAGGGTTTCCGCAGGACAAGCAAGAGCAGGAGTGCTAAATCGAGCACCCAGAGTATGAACAGCTTTGC includes:
- a CDS encoding XTP/dITP diphosphatase, encoding MIKATMARELVLATRNRHKGEELAALLGDLGIRIRTLDEFPEAPEVIEDGATCEANAVKKARAIAEAIGLPAVADDTGLEVDALGGRPGIFAARFAGEGATYEDNCRKLLHELTGVPRERRTARFITVAAMAFPGDGVQVARGVLEGLIAEAATGSHGFGYDPIFLVPELGKTLAQLSPEQKNRVSHRAKAFGQVRIMLQDTVLSS
- the rph gene encoding ribonuclease PH, yielding MTTGRDLLRVDGRRRDQLRPIKVTRNFIKHAEGSVLIEMGDTKVICTASIEEKVPPFLKGKGTGWVTAEYSMLPRSTHERSPREAVKGKQGGRTLEIQRLVGRSLRAVTDMTQMGERSIWIDCDVIQADGGTRTASITGSFIALADAFVVLKQRELIKKRPLIDYLAAISVGKVGGEILVDLAYTEDAAAEVDMNLVMTGRGRYVEIQGTAERTPFGKQEMDEFMSLGWTAIQTLTALQQDLIGSLE